From the genome of Streptomyces sp. V1I1, one region includes:
- a CDS encoding spermidine synthase: MPLQADGPVTLDRREGPHGEVVLRQRGAHHEIIANGCFLMDTSDGRSERLLVDAAYEALAAAGKSDPTLLIGGLGVGFSLARAAANPRWRHIAVVEREQAIIDWHRTGPLGQISGDALADPRSVILHTDLVTYLRTTTDRYDALCLDIDNGPDWTVTDDNENLYSAAGLASCQGRLEPGGILAVWSAQPSPAFEDALRNAGFTGVTTEEIRVARGVPDVVHLAVRPA, encoded by the coding sequence ATGCCACTCCAAGCCGACGGACCCGTCACCCTCGACCGGCGAGAGGGGCCCCACGGGGAGGTCGTGCTCCGGCAGCGCGGTGCGCATCACGAGATCATCGCCAATGGGTGCTTCCTGATGGACACTTCCGACGGCCGCTCCGAGCGGCTGCTCGTCGACGCCGCGTACGAAGCCCTCGCCGCCGCCGGAAAGAGCGACCCCACCCTCCTCATCGGCGGACTCGGCGTCGGCTTCTCCCTCGCCCGTGCCGCCGCCAACCCCCGCTGGCGGCACATCGCCGTCGTCGAACGCGAGCAGGCGATCATCGACTGGCACCGCACCGGCCCCCTCGGACAGATCTCCGGCGACGCGCTCGCCGACCCCCGCAGCGTGATCCTTCACACGGACCTCGTCACATACCTGCGCACGACCACGGACCGCTACGACGCTCTCTGTCTGGACATCGACAACGGACCCGACTGGACCGTCACCGACGACAACGAAAACCTCTACTCGGCGGCCGGACTCGCCTCCTGCCAGGGCCGGTTGGAGCCCGGCGGGATCCTCGCCGTGTGGTCCGCGCAGCCCTCCCCTGCTTTTGAGGATGCGTTGCGGAATGCCGGATTCACCGGGGTAACCACCGAAGAGATCCGTGTTGCCCGAGGCGTACCCGACGTCGTCCACCTCGCTGTTCGCCCTGCGTAG
- a CDS encoding serine protease has product MSWHSRTNRTSGTFRGLVWSAMAVLTTMAVLTAATACAGPTSSAAPPKATAADRSAGARAVAPAPRASATTFAGASSVGVLIDPDGEHFCTASVVASPKGNVIATAAHCIQDSGSADAYGPGELEFAPGFSGRGKGTYPYGRWKVGAIHVDERWTDGDDDADAADYAFLVLKPDAKGRQVQQAVGAATADWASPPERRVTVVGYPNRDHNPANRPVACTTDTRPDPDLPKTLLMECAGFWEGTSGGPWLADYRDARHQGRLIGVLSGGDTDSESTAALFDDRARALYDEATAG; this is encoded by the coding sequence ATGAGTTGGCACAGCCGTACGAACAGAACCAGCGGCACGTTCAGGGGGCTGGTGTGGTCCGCCATGGCCGTGCTGACCACCATGGCCGTGCTGACTGCCGCGACCGCGTGCGCCGGGCCCACCTCTTCCGCCGCGCCGCCCAAAGCCACCGCGGCGGACCGGTCGGCCGGGGCGCGGGCCGTCGCCCCCGCGCCGCGGGCCTCCGCCACCACCTTTGCCGGAGCCTCGTCCGTCGGGGTGCTGATCGATCCGGACGGCGAGCACTTCTGCACCGCGAGCGTCGTGGCCAGCCCCAAGGGCAATGTCATCGCCACCGCCGCGCACTGCATCCAGGACTCGGGCAGCGCGGACGCGTACGGGCCGGGCGAGCTGGAGTTCGCGCCCGGGTTCTCGGGCAGGGGCAAGGGGACGTATCCGTACGGGCGCTGGAAGGTCGGAGCCATCCACGTCGACGAGCGCTGGACGGACGGCGACGACGACGCGGATGCCGCCGACTACGCGTTCCTCGTCCTGAAGCCGGACGCGAAGGGCCGTCAGGTGCAGCAGGCCGTCGGCGCCGCCACCGCCGACTGGGCCTCGCCGCCCGAGCGCCGGGTCACCGTCGTCGGGTATCCGAACCGGGACCACAACCCCGCCAACCGCCCCGTCGCCTGCACCACCGACACCCGCCCCGACCCGGATCTGCCGAAGACGCTGCTCATGGAGTGCGCGGGCTTCTGGGAAGGCACCAGCGGCGGACCCTGGCTCGCCGACTACCGGGACGCCAGGCATCAGGGCAGGCTCATCGGCGTACTGAGCGGCGGCGACACGGACAGCGAGTCGACGGCCGCCCTCTTCGACGACCGTGCCCGCGCGCTGTACGACGAAGCCACGGCCGGATAA
- a CDS encoding pentapeptide repeat-containing protein → MAGVNDQRDDRALRADCGSCFGLCCVALPFSASADFAINKDAGKPCSNLQTDFRCGIHTRLRQSGFPGCTVYDCFGAGQKVSQVTFGGTDWRQAPESASQMFAVFPVVRQLHELLRYLTEALTLHPARALHGELRRLLEETERLTGLGPDALEKLDVATHRQDVNVLLLRTSELVRAEAAGKMKDRKNKDRKNKDRKNKDRKKDRRGADLVGARLRGADLRGADLRGAYLIAADLTGADLRLADLIGADLRDANLAGADLTGSIFLTQPQLNAAKGDLSTRVPPGLTRPAHWS, encoded by the coding sequence ATGGCTGGTGTGAACGACCAACGCGATGACCGGGCCCTGCGGGCGGACTGCGGGAGCTGCTTCGGACTGTGCTGCGTGGCACTGCCCTTCTCGGCATCCGCGGACTTCGCGATCAACAAGGACGCCGGAAAGCCCTGCTCCAACCTGCAGACGGACTTCCGCTGCGGCATCCACACGCGGCTGCGGCAGAGCGGCTTTCCCGGCTGCACGGTCTACGACTGCTTCGGCGCGGGACAGAAGGTCTCCCAGGTCACCTTCGGCGGCACCGACTGGCGACAGGCCCCGGAATCCGCGTCGCAGATGTTCGCGGTGTTCCCCGTCGTACGACAGCTTCATGAGCTGCTCCGCTATCTGACCGAGGCGCTCACCCTGCACCCCGCCCGCGCGCTGCACGGCGAGCTGCGGCGGCTGCTGGAGGAGACCGAGCGCCTCACCGGGCTCGGCCCCGACGCCCTCGAAAAGCTGGACGTGGCCACGCACCGGCAGGACGTCAACGTGCTGCTGCTCCGTACGAGCGAACTCGTCCGGGCCGAAGCGGCGGGCAAGATGAAGGACCGCAAGAACAAGGACCGCAAGAACAAGGACCGCAAGAACAAGGACCGGAAGAAGGACCGCAGGGGAGCCGACCTCGTCGGTGCGCGGCTGCGGGGCGCGGACCTCAGGGGCGCCGATCTGCGCGGCGCGTATCTCATCGCCGCCGATCTCACCGGCGCCGATCTGCGTCTCGCCGACCTCATCGGGGCCGACCTCAGGGACGCGAACCTCGCGGGCGCGGATCTGACCGGCAGCATCTTCCTCACCCAGCCGCAGCTGAACGCGGCCAAGGGCGACCTGTCCACCAGGGTTCCGCCCGGGCTGACCCGCCCCGCGCACTGGTCGTGA
- the lon gene encoding endopeptidase La yields the protein MASTSTPLTLPVLPLDDEVVLPGMVVPLDLSDTDVRAAVEAAQAAARSSGASKPTVLLVPRVDGTYAATGVLGTVEQVGRLSDGDPGALIRGRGRVRIGAGTTGPGAALWVEGSRVEEIVPDPLPGSVTELVKEYKALATDWLKKRGAWQVVDRVQQIDDISQLADNSGYSPFLSTAQKIELLETADPVARLKLATEQLREHLAEQDVAESIAKDVQEGVDKQQREFLLRRQLEAVRKELRELNGEDGEDESDDYRARVEAADLPEKVREAALKEVEKLERSSDQSPEGSWIRTWLDTVLELPWNERTEDEYDIQGAKAILDAEHSGLQDVKERITEYLAVRKRRADRGLGVVGGRRGGAVLALVGPPGVGKTSLGESVAHAMGRKFVRVALGGVRDEAEIRGHRRTYVGALPGRIVRAVKEAGSMNPVVLLDEIDKVGSDFRGDPAAALLEVLDPAQNHTFRDHYLEVELDLSDVVFLATANVLEAIPEALLDRMELVRLDGYTEDEKVVIARDHLLPRQLERAGLEPGEVVLEDSALRKLAGEYTREAGVRNLERSVARLLRKVAAQHELGERELPFTVGAEQLRGLIGRPHHVPESAQDPAERRTAVPGVATGLAVTGAGGDVLYVEASLADPETGAAGLTLTGQLGDVMKESAQIALSFLRSHGAELELPVADLKDRGAHIHFPAGAVPKDGPSAGITMTTALASLLSGRQVRTDVAMTGEVSLTGRVLPIGGLKQKLLAAHRAGITTVVIPKRNEADLDDVPAEILDKLEVHPVTDVRQVLGIALSPAEVPVAAAAA from the coding sequence ATGGCTTCGACGTCCACACCGCTCACCCTGCCCGTGCTGCCGCTCGACGACGAGGTCGTGCTGCCCGGAATGGTGGTGCCGCTCGACCTGTCCGACACCGACGTACGAGCCGCGGTGGAGGCCGCCCAGGCTGCCGCGCGTTCCAGTGGTGCCAGCAAGCCGACGGTGCTGCTTGTTCCGCGCGTCGACGGGACCTACGCCGCGACCGGCGTGCTCGGAACCGTGGAGCAGGTCGGCCGGCTCTCCGACGGCGACCCCGGCGCGCTCATCCGCGGCCGCGGCCGGGTGAGGATCGGCGCGGGGACCACGGGCCCCGGCGCCGCGCTCTGGGTCGAAGGATCGCGCGTCGAAGAGATCGTGCCCGACCCGCTGCCCGGGTCGGTCACCGAGCTGGTCAAGGAGTACAAGGCGCTCGCCACCGACTGGCTGAAGAAGCGCGGCGCATGGCAGGTCGTGGACCGCGTCCAGCAGATCGACGACATCTCGCAGCTGGCCGACAACTCCGGCTACTCGCCGTTCCTGTCCACCGCTCAGAAGATCGAGCTGCTCGAGACCGCCGACCCGGTGGCCCGCCTCAAGCTCGCCACCGAGCAGCTGCGTGAGCACCTCGCCGAGCAGGACGTCGCCGAGTCCATCGCCAAGGACGTCCAGGAGGGCGTCGACAAGCAGCAGCGCGAGTTCCTGCTGCGCCGCCAGCTCGAAGCCGTACGCAAGGAGCTGCGCGAGCTCAACGGCGAGGACGGCGAAGACGAGTCCGACGACTACCGGGCCCGCGTCGAGGCCGCCGACCTTCCCGAGAAGGTGCGCGAGGCCGCGCTCAAGGAGGTCGAGAAGTTGGAGCGGTCGAGCGACCAGAGCCCCGAGGGCTCCTGGATCCGCACCTGGCTCGACACCGTCCTCGAACTGCCGTGGAACGAGCGGACAGAGGACGAGTACGACATCCAGGGCGCCAAGGCGATCCTGGACGCCGAGCATTCCGGCCTGCAGGACGTGAAGGAACGGATCACCGAGTACCTGGCGGTGCGCAAGCGGCGCGCCGACCGCGGGCTCGGCGTCGTCGGCGGACGGCGCGGCGGCGCGGTCCTGGCGCTCGTCGGCCCGCCCGGCGTCGGCAAGACCTCGCTCGGCGAGTCCGTCGCGCACGCGATGGGACGGAAGTTCGTCCGGGTCGCGCTCGGCGGCGTACGGGACGAGGCGGAGATCCGCGGACACCGGCGTACGTACGTGGGTGCTCTCCCCGGCCGGATCGTGCGGGCCGTCAAGGAGGCCGGTTCGATGAACCCGGTCGTCCTCCTCGACGAGATCGACAAGGTCGGCTCGGACTTCCGGGGCGACCCGGCGGCCGCGCTGCTCGAAGTCCTGGACCCGGCGCAGAACCACACCTTCCGCGACCACTACCTGGAGGTCGAACTCGACCTGTCCGACGTGGTGTTCCTCGCCACGGCGAACGTCCTGGAGGCCATCCCGGAAGCCCTGCTCGACCGGATGGAGCTGGTCAGGCTCGACGGCTACACCGAGGACGAGAAGGTCGTCATCGCCCGGGACCACCTGCTGCCGCGCCAGCTGGAGCGGGCGGGCCTTGAGCCCGGCGAGGTCGTCCTGGAGGACTCGGCGCTGCGCAAGCTCGCGGGTGAGTACACCCGCGAGGCGGGCGTCCGTAACCTGGAGCGTTCGGTGGCCCGGCTGCTGCGCAAGGTGGCGGCCCAGCACGAACTGGGCGAGCGTGAGCTGCCGTTCACGGTCGGCGCCGAGCAGTTGCGCGGCCTGATCGGACGGCCGCACCACGTGCCCGAGTCCGCCCAGGACCCGGCCGAGCGCCGGACGGCCGTGCCCGGCGTGGCCACCGGCCTCGCGGTCACCGGCGCGGGCGGCGACGTGCTGTACGTCGAGGCGTCGCTGGCCGACCCGGAGACGGGCGCGGCGGGGCTGACCCTCACCGGCCAGCTCGGCGACGTGATGAAGGAGTCCGCGCAGATCGCACTCTCCTTCCTCCGCTCGCACGGGGCCGAACTGGAGCTTCCGGTCGCCGACCTGAAGGACCGGGGCGCGCACATCCACTTCCCGGCGGGCGCGGTGCCGAAGGACGGGCCGAGCGCGGGCATCACGATGACGACGGCGCTCGCGTCGCTGCTGAGCGGCCGCCAGGTGCGTACGGACGTCGCCATGACCGGCGAGGTCTCGCTGACCGGCCGCGTCCTGCCCATCGGCGGTCTGAAGCAGAAGCTGCTGGCCGCTCACCGGGCGGGCATCACGACGGTCGTGATCCCCAAGCGGAACGAGGCGGACCTGGACGACGTCCCGGCGGAGATCCTCGACAAGCTGGAGGTGCACCCGGTGACGGATGTCCGCCAGGTGCTGGGGATCGCGCTCTCCCCGGCGGAGGTTCCGGTGGCTGCCGCGGCGGCCTGA
- a CDS encoding M4 family metallopeptidase, protein MRKARTSTQRPGISRGTGLAALLGAAGLLLTAVPAQAVTPPAAAPPADVIPGAETATPSLVDGIREAVDAKASPADAARGHLDAKDGRYRIADARRDLAPLQTVRHGVAEVVRLQQKHHGIPVFGGQYVVRMESKGGKRFVTGTSGKYFTGLKTGTNATLSKETAVRRAVAATAARLGGKTLSKADAVRGKGGKSAKAAALSGAAGGLVVIPRGEGVLAYHVTVRGTNPTTGEPVLQQVYVDARAGYPVLQFSGIKTLTAKKATASAATASGTAAKAAPRSARAADADPAAGLKGTGVKLDGAKVELDVQLDTTRDQYVLIDQSRMGATSKNTLTTWDARDRDVSEVAGAWPSGLKEFGHPAKDFGKDATESGAVDAHWAGGKVYDYFKTNHARDSLDGRGMTVNSLVGVTFFGGPYVNAFWDGQKMVYGSGDEDYKPLSADLDVVGHEMTHGVVENTANLVYAGQSGALNEALADYFGNAIDTSASGVSMDDPDAGLIGEDLCRTTKPRECAFRNLNDGATTSKNFLGVAFGTDNGGVHLNSTIFSGALWDLRQDVGGELADRIVYKALAEYMTPLDGFTDGRNAVLAAAKDLGVTAKQLTAVKRSFNAHGIVPGWEDALGVDSDQLLGKVNTSGTGVQAGGGWWAASQSNDDGSEPYSVYAGRTDGKGAPKLISPNDGRYHVYPATDGKTVVWAAYGTTSLDILSRPLAGGPIKKLHTSFTDVGGLRVENGVVVFESFGIFGDRHVGYLRPGDREPTFVDGGGFDILTALPAVKNGKLVYAKLYPTPEEYKLGVEVYDLKTGKATLAGQLGEPQILGQSGINSTHAFWLVDENLNDEGQMAVRRSGLDGTGTVDISPEAKPTALLPFDLTASEDAVTVNSVLPDTVFRNESLSKLWQLTTDGSRKERVSCNRGEQISPAAVSGRQVVWIDGTTGWTDLVTRERPAGLCG, encoded by the coding sequence GTGCGCAAGGCCAGGACAAGCACACAGAGACCGGGCATATCCAGGGGGACCGGTCTCGCCGCGCTGCTCGGAGCAGCCGGGCTGCTGCTCACCGCGGTACCGGCACAGGCGGTCACTCCGCCGGCCGCCGCACCGCCCGCCGATGTCATACCGGGGGCCGAGACGGCCACCCCGTCGCTCGTCGACGGCATCCGGGAGGCGGTGGACGCCAAGGCCAGCCCTGCGGACGCGGCCCGCGGCCATCTCGACGCCAAGGACGGCCGCTACCGGATCGCCGACGCCCGGCGCGACCTCGCGCCGCTGCAGACCGTCAGACACGGCGTGGCAGAGGTCGTGAGGCTTCAGCAGAAGCACCACGGCATCCCGGTGTTCGGCGGCCAGTACGTCGTACGTATGGAGTCCAAGGGCGGCAAGCGCTTCGTCACCGGCACCTCCGGCAAGTACTTCACTGGACTGAAGACCGGCACGAACGCGACGTTGAGCAAGGAGACGGCGGTGCGCCGCGCGGTCGCGGCGACCGCGGCGCGCCTCGGCGGCAAGACGCTGAGCAAGGCCGACGCCGTACGCGGCAAGGGGGGCAAGTCCGCGAAGGCCGCCGCGCTCAGCGGCGCCGCCGGCGGCCTCGTGGTGATCCCGCGTGGCGAGGGCGTGCTCGCCTACCACGTGACCGTACGCGGCACGAATCCCACCACTGGCGAACCGGTGCTGCAGCAGGTCTACGTCGACGCCCGCGCCGGCTACCCGGTGCTGCAGTTCAGCGGCATCAAGACGCTGACCGCGAAGAAGGCCACCGCGTCCGCCGCCACCGCGTCCGGCACGGCGGCGAAGGCCGCACCGCGGTCCGCGCGCGCGGCCGACGCCGACCCCGCCGCCGGCCTCAAGGGCACCGGCGTCAAGCTGGACGGCGCCAAGGTCGAGCTGGACGTCCAGCTCGACACCACCCGCGACCAGTACGTACTGATCGACCAGTCGCGGATGGGCGCCACCAGCAAGAACACCCTCACCACCTGGGACGCGCGGGACCGCGACGTGAGCGAGGTGGCCGGCGCCTGGCCGAGCGGGCTGAAGGAATTCGGCCACCCGGCCAAGGACTTCGGCAAGGACGCAACCGAGTCCGGCGCGGTCGACGCCCACTGGGCGGGCGGCAAGGTCTACGACTACTTCAAGACGAACCACGCCCGCGACAGCCTCGACGGCCGCGGCATGACCGTCAACTCCCTGGTCGGGGTCACCTTCTTCGGCGGTCCGTACGTCAACGCCTTCTGGGACGGCCAGAAAATGGTCTACGGCAGCGGCGACGAGGACTACAAGCCGCTCTCCGCCGACCTCGACGTGGTGGGCCACGAGATGACCCACGGCGTCGTCGAGAACACCGCCAACCTCGTCTACGCAGGCCAGTCCGGCGCCCTCAACGAGGCACTCGCCGATTACTTCGGCAACGCGATCGACACCAGCGCCTCCGGCGTCTCCATGGACGACCCGGACGCCGGTCTGATCGGCGAGGACCTCTGCCGTACCACGAAGCCGCGCGAGTGCGCCTTCCGCAATCTCAACGACGGTGCGACCACCTCGAAGAACTTCCTCGGTGTCGCCTTCGGCACCGACAACGGTGGCGTGCACCTCAACTCCACCATCTTCTCCGGCGCGCTGTGGGACCTGCGCCAGGACGTGGGCGGGGAGCTCGCCGACCGCATCGTGTACAAGGCGCTGGCCGAGTACATGACGCCGCTCGACGGCTTCACCGACGGCCGCAACGCGGTGCTCGCGGCGGCCAAGGACCTCGGCGTCACCGCGAAGCAGCTCACCGCGGTGAAGCGCTCCTTCAACGCCCACGGCATCGTCCCCGGCTGGGAGGACGCGCTAGGCGTCGACTCCGACCAGCTGCTGGGCAAGGTCAACACGTCCGGTACCGGGGTCCAGGCGGGCGGCGGCTGGTGGGCCGCGTCGCAGTCCAACGACGACGGCTCGGAGCCGTACTCCGTCTACGCGGGCCGTACGGACGGCAAGGGCGCCCCGAAGCTGATCAGCCCCAACGACGGCCGCTACCACGTCTACCCGGCGACCGACGGCAAGACGGTCGTCTGGGCGGCCTACGGCACGACCAGCCTCGACATCCTCTCCCGGCCGCTCGCGGGCGGTCCGATCAAGAAGCTCCACACCTCGTTCACGGACGTCGGCGGGCTGCGCGTGGAGAACGGCGTCGTCGTCTTCGAGAGCTTCGGCATCTTCGGCGACCGGCATGTGGGCTATCTGCGCCCCGGCGACCGTGAGCCCACATTCGTGGACGGCGGCGGCTTCGACATACTCACCGCACTCCCGGCGGTCAAGAACGGGAAACTCGTCTACGCCAAGCTGTATCCGACCCCCGAGGAGTACAAGCTCGGCGTCGAGGTCTACGACCTCAAGACCGGCAAGGCCACCCTCGCGGGGCAGCTCGGTGAGCCGCAGATCCTCGGTCAGAGCGGGATCAACTCCACGCACGCCTTCTGGCTGGTGGACGAGAATCTGAATGACGAGGGCCAGATGGCCGTCCGCCGCTCGGGCCTGGACGGCACCGGTACGGTGGACATCAGCCCGGAGGCCAAGCCGACCGCGCTGCTGCCCTTCGACCTGACGGCCTCCGAGGACGCGGTCACTGTCAACAGCGTGCTGCCCGACACGGTGTTCCGTAACGAGTCGCTGTCGAAGTTGTGGCAGCTGACGACGGACGGCTCGCGCAAGGAGCGGGTCTCCTGCAACCGCGGTGAGCAGATCTCCCCGGCCGCGGTCTCGGGCCGGCAGGTGGTCTGGATCGACGGCACGACGGGCTGGACCGACCTGGTCACCCGCGAGCGCCCGGCCGGCCTGTGCGGCTGA
- a CDS encoding lysozyme yields the protein MPVLRSGSTDRSRLATAAGTLLAVLSLLLTLPATAGAADTPPRGSAHLGMGVIAHDGQGGLPPVNRAAQTEGVDVSSHQGNVNWSGLWSSGVKWAYVKATEGTYYRNPYFAQQYNGSYNIGMIRGAYHFATPDTATGTAQADYFVNNGGGWSRDGKTLPGALDIEWNPYGAACFGKTQSGMVTWIRDFLNRYKARTGRDAVIYTATSWWTQCTGNYSGFGAANPLWIARYNTTPGTLPAGWAYQTMWQYTSSGPIVGDHNKFNGALDRVVALANG from the coding sequence ATGCCCGTGCTCAGATCCGGATCGACCGACCGCTCACGCCTCGCGACAGCGGCCGGCACTCTCCTCGCAGTTCTCTCGCTCCTCCTCACCCTCCCCGCCACCGCCGGCGCCGCTGACACTCCCCCGCGCGGCTCGGCGCACCTGGGCATGGGCGTCATCGCCCACGACGGACAGGGAGGCCTACCGCCGGTCAACCGCGCCGCCCAGACGGAAGGCGTCGACGTCTCCAGCCACCAGGGCAACGTCAACTGGTCCGGCCTGTGGAGCAGCGGCGTGAAGTGGGCCTACGTCAAGGCCACCGAGGGCACCTACTACAGGAATCCGTACTTCGCGCAGCAGTACAACGGCTCGTACAACATCGGGATGATCCGCGGCGCCTACCACTTCGCCACCCCCGACACCGCGACCGGAACGGCGCAGGCCGACTACTTCGTGAACAACGGCGGCGGCTGGTCCCGGGACGGCAAGACCCTGCCGGGCGCGCTGGACATCGAGTGGAATCCGTACGGCGCCGCCTGCTTCGGCAAGACCCAGTCCGGGATGGTCACCTGGATCCGCGACTTCCTGAACCGCTACAAGGCGCGCACCGGGCGGGACGCGGTGATCTACACCGCCACCAGCTGGTGGACGCAGTGCACCGGCAACTACAGCGGCTTCGGCGCGGCCAACCCGCTGTGGATCGCCCGGTACAACACCACGCCGGGCACCCTGCCGGCCGGCTGGGCCTACCAGACGATGTGGCAGTACACCTCGTCAGGACCGATCGTCGGGGACCACAACAAGTTCAACGGCGCGCTGGACCGCGTCGTGGCGCTCGCCAACGGGTGA
- a CDS encoding MarR family winged helix-turn-helix transcriptional regulator, with protein sequence MHESGTGSEADPKGGSGVDHEFLALERELAVFLRRARASSGEMAREVHPDLEPAAYGLLVRLEEAGQQRATDLAGYIGVGKATMSRQLRALEELGLVVREPDPADGRASLVRLTDEGRSSFRRVRDARRDRYMSKLAGWDRGEVAELARLLHQLNQRAESEG encoded by the coding sequence GTGCACGAAAGCGGTACAGGGAGTGAAGCGGACCCCAAGGGCGGGAGTGGTGTGGACCACGAATTCCTCGCTCTGGAACGGGAGTTGGCCGTCTTTCTGCGCCGGGCCCGGGCGTCCTCCGGCGAGATGGCCCGCGAGGTCCACCCCGATCTCGAACCCGCCGCGTACGGACTTCTCGTGCGTCTTGAGGAGGCCGGGCAGCAGCGCGCCACTGACCTCGCCGGCTACATCGGCGTCGGCAAGGCGACTATGAGCCGCCAGTTGCGCGCCCTGGAGGAGCTCGGCCTGGTGGTCCGCGAACCCGACCCGGCCGACGGCCGCGCTTCACTCGTCCGGCTCACCGACGAAGGGCGCTCGAGCTTCCGCCGGGTGCGGGACGCGCGGCGCGACCGCTATATGAGCAAGCTGGCGGGCTGGGACCGCGGCGAGGTCGCGGAGCTGGCCCGGCTGCTGCACCAGCTGAACCAGCGGGCCGAGAGCGAGGGGTGA
- a CDS encoding helix-turn-helix domain-containing protein, translated as MSEGELHTLGLGEAEERAYEALVKERAAGAEELARLLGLPRDRLDRALGHLVEHGLALPADGDGDGLPHPAAPAAAIRTLIHRRQAELHLRSAELERLRMTADQLAGRLMSGSPCAPDGGIEVVTGPRAIGERAEYLLASAEREVAILDRPPYVKGPRDGSAAQPGLGIEALLDRGVQVRTVLDREGLAYPGRMRSVTGLVEQGLRARVSTAVPTKLIAVDRRITLLPPTDAADPKASALVIGDSLLSNALVPLFETVWDRATPLGGSARACAALPKAQKELLGLLAAGLKDEAIARRLGVHVHTARRRISHLLETLGAETRFQAGAQATLRGWLD; from the coding sequence ATGAGCGAGGGGGAATTGCACACCCTCGGCCTGGGGGAGGCCGAGGAGCGCGCTTACGAGGCACTGGTCAAGGAACGGGCCGCTGGGGCCGAGGAGTTGGCGCGGCTGCTGGGGCTGCCGCGGGACCGGCTGGACCGGGCGCTCGGCCATCTGGTCGAGCACGGGCTCGCGCTGCCCGCGGACGGGGACGGCGACGGGCTGCCGCATCCGGCCGCTCCGGCCGCCGCGATCCGTACGCTCATCCACCGCCGACAGGCCGAACTGCACTTACGGTCCGCGGAGTTGGAGCGATTACGGATGACCGCGGACCAGCTGGCGGGCCGGCTGATGTCCGGGTCACCCTGCGCGCCCGATGGCGGCATCGAGGTAGTGACGGGCCCGCGGGCGATCGGCGAACGGGCGGAGTACCTGCTGGCGTCGGCGGAACGGGAGGTGGCGATCCTGGACCGTCCGCCGTATGTGAAAGGGCCGCGGGACGGCAGCGCCGCGCAGCCGGGTCTCGGCATCGAGGCGCTCCTCGACCGGGGCGTTCAGGTGCGGACCGTCCTGGACCGGGAGGGGCTCGCCTACCCGGGCCGGATGCGCTCGGTGACCGGCCTCGTCGAACAGGGCCTGCGGGCGCGGGTGTCGACGGCCGTCCCCACCAAACTGATCGCGGTGGACCGCCGGATCACCCTGCTCCCCCCGACCGACGCGGCGGACCCGAAGGCCTCGGCGCTGGTGATCGGCGACTCGCTGCTGAGTAACGCGCTGGTGCCGCTGTTCGAGACGGTCTGGGACCGGGCCACGCCACTGGGCGGCTCGGCCCGGGCGTGCGCGGCGCTGCCGAAGGCCCAGAAGGAATTGCTCGGCCTGCTGGCGGCGGGCCTCAAGGACGAGGCGATCGCCCGCCGCCTGGGCGTCCACGTGCACACGGCGCGCCGGAGGATCAGCCACCTGCTGGAGACGCTGGGCGCGGAGACGCGCTTCCAGGCGGGGGCGCAGGCGACGTTGAGGGGCTGGCTGGACTGA
- a CDS encoding rhomboid-like protein, which yields MHRPTTRDPATGQELLNAVPTQRRPSAPVVSAPVQAPVTPAAVPPAVAPAVAPVVTPAPTPTAKPAPPVGLPAWRRVLQLLPTPTGTPFTFCYVLVLLATSLFVQYGDPATVSSLLRGSSTDVAHLADTPLLVLGASALWVAGDLLGPYAVAFFFTLTALERRIGGWRTAGVFLAGHVAATLATEIPVGVSVVAGHLPATSLHRLDYGISFGLMASIGALAGLFSPVLRAMLLGFVSLMLLQDLLAFEDPLTNWGHPLALLVGIACWPAVRRWARWRNGFALRDR from the coding sequence GTGCATCGGCCGACGACACGCGACCCGGCCACGGGCCAGGAACTGCTGAACGCCGTCCCGACCCAGCGGAGACCATCCGCGCCGGTCGTCTCGGCTCCCGTCCAGGCCCCCGTAACGCCGGCAGCTGTCCCACCGGCTGTCGCACCGGCTGTCGCACCGGTGGTGACGCCCGCCCCGACGCCCACCGCGAAGCCCGCCCCGCCCGTGGGTCTCCCGGCCTGGCGGCGCGTGCTCCAGCTGCTGCCCACGCCCACCGGGACACCGTTCACCTTCTGCTACGTCCTCGTCCTGCTCGCCACCTCGCTCTTTGTGCAGTACGGAGACCCCGCGACCGTCTCCTCGCTACTCCGCGGCTCCAGCACCGATGTCGCCCATTTGGCGGACACCCCCCTGCTCGTTCTCGGCGCCAGCGCGCTGTGGGTCGCGGGCGACCTGCTGGGCCCGTATGCCGTCGCCTTCTTCTTCACGCTGACCGCACTGGAACGCCGCATCGGAGGCTGGCGCACCGCCGGCGTCTTCCTGGCCGGCCATGTCGCGGCGACGCTGGCCACCGAGATCCCGGTCGGGGTCTCGGTGGTGGCCGGACATCTGCCCGCCACCTCGCTGCACCGCCTCGACTACGGCATCAGCTTCGGCCTGATGGCGAGCATCGGCGCCCTTGCCGGGCTGTTCAGTCCGGTCCTGCGCGCGATGCTGCTCGGCTTCGTCTCCCTGATGCTCCTTCAGGACCTGCTCGCCTTCGAGGACCCGCTCACCAACTGGGGCCATCCGCTTGCGCTGTTGGTCGGCATCGCCTGCTGGCCCGCGGTGCGCCGCTGGGCGCGGTGGCGGAACGGTTTCGCGCTCCGCGACCGGTGA